The sequence below is a genomic window from Tenacibaculum tangerinum.
GTGCACACAAAACTTGGTAATTCCTACAATGTTATCTTCTAGTCCCAAATCAACAAGCAATTCTGTTTGACTTGGAACTAAAGAGATAATTCTTGTATGGTTTTTGTTAAAAACTAAGTTGTTAGGTTTGATAGTTTATTTAGTTAAGTTTTTAATAGCATCGCTATCGTATTCATAGGGGTATCCTCTCCAATAAAAGCCTCCTTTAACGTATTGCCAAACCAACTCTTTGTTTTTAGTGACTTCCCAATACCCGAAGTCGCCTTCTGTTATAATAGTATTTCCGTTTTTTGTTCTTTTAGCTCCAGAAACTTTAGCAGAATGAAGCGAAGGATCTGTATATGACCATACCACTGTTGGGTTGGTTTTAAAATCAAATGTAGCAGGAATTTCTAACTCGTAAACAACAGATTGTTTATCGTTATTTCCATTATTGAAAATCAATAAGTTTCCGGCACCAGGCAGTCCATCTTCAATAATGTTACAATGATGATTATTATGAAAAAGTCTTTGGTTAGTGCTTTCAAAAGCAGAAGGGTTACCAAACCTGTACACTAAATCACCTCCTTTATTATAGTTACCTCCCGTACTTGAAGCAGCTTCTTCTGTCGAAGTGCTGTGATCAATAACCCATACTTCATTGTAAAAATTAACACTAATAAAAATTAAATCATTTTTAGCATCATACTCAATAGCATTGGCATGCATAATATCACCGTGAGAAAAGTTGTTGTGATTTATATTAATTCGTTGCGGATTTTTAGAGATAGCACCAAAATTTTTCTTTGTGTTATCATGTTCTTGTATAATGTGATTCCAAGAACTCCATTTCCATACAATCTCATCAGTAATAGGGTTTATTTCAATGACTGATTCAATAAAAATATCATCATCGCCATTATAACCATTTTCAACAGCCATTTCTAGTGTTTTTCGTTCCCATAAGAGAGCGATAATATTTCCATTTGGCAGCATTTCGATATCATGATGGAGGTTATATTCGTTTGTAGAATACTCAAATTTCCATTCAATACTGCTGTCTGGATTTATAATTTGAATTTGCCCACCATATCCACCAAAATTTATAAAGTCATTATCTGTTTTTAAAAGAGCAAGAAGTTTTCCATTATCTTCTAAATGTATATCATTTCCTGTATTATGTGAAAAATTCCATTTATGGAAAACAGAACCGTCCTTTCTTATTATTGAGGCTTCATTAGTATTAGCTTGAGTAATCAATACTAAATCATCATTTAATTTATTTTTTTGGTATACTTTAATTTCATCTGTCACAGAGACTTCCTCTTCGGTTGGTGTTTCATCTTTTGTGCATGAGTATAAAGAAATTAAAAGGTAGAATAAAACTGTTAGCTTTTTCATAAGTAATGATTTTTTTTGTTTAAGTATATTTTAAAAAAGAAATTGAACTTTAATAGTTTATTTTGAAATTATAAATCGAGTATTTTTGCCATTTGCCGTTGTAACTCACGTGCTTTTTTAGTCGCAGCTTCTGCAAAATCATTACAGTTAGAAGCATAAATAATTCCACGAGAAGAGTTGATTAGCAAGCCTACAGTATCGGTCATTCCGTACTTGCAAACCTCCTCTAAACTCCCTCCTTGGGCACCAACTCCTGGAACTAATAAAAAACTATTAGGAATAATTTTTCTGATTGCTGCTAAATATTCAGCCTTAGTAGCCCCTACAACATACATTAAATTCTGAGAGTTTTTCCAAGTCTTAGAGGTTTCAATAACCTGTTTGTATAACTCTTTGTCATGAACAGTTTTCGTTTGAAAATCAAAAGCACCTTCGTTAGAAGTCAATGCCAACATAATGGTATGTTTGTCTTTAAAAGCTAAAAAAGGTTCTACAGAATCTTTTCCCATATACGGAGCGACCGTTACCGAGTCAAAAGCTAAATCTTCAAAAAAAGCCTTGGCATACATGGTTGAGGTATTGCCGATATCACCACGTTTAGCATCGGCAATTGTAAAAATTTCAGGATGTTTTTCGTTTAAGTAATCAATTGTTTTCTGAAGAGATTTCCAACCTTTAATTCCGTAAGCCTCATAAAAAGCAGTATTGGGTTTATAAGCGACACAAAGCTCATGCGTAGCATCAATAATGGCTTTGTTAAAGGCAAAAATAGGGTCTTCTTCTTGCAATAAATATGCTGGAATTTTGTTTAAATCAACATCCAAACCAATGCATAAAAACGATTTCTTTTTTTGAATTTCAGATACAAGTTGTTGTGTTGTCATGTGTTGTTGTAAAAGTTAAGCAAAAGTACATAAATTTAGCAGTTTCTGTTATCTTTGTTACATATGTTTCAGTATATCATTAACAAAGTTTTTTACGGATTTTTAACGCTGTTTGGGGTAGTTACGGTAATTTTTTTACTGTTTAATATTTTGCCTGGCGACCCAGCACGTATGATGTTAGACCAACGAGAAGATACCGAACAACTACAAAATATTCGAAAGAAATACGGATTCGATAAACCTGTATTTACACAGTACTTGTATTATTTGAACGATGTGTCTCCAGTATCTTTTCACAGTAAGAACAAAAACAATTATACCTTTTTGTCTGAAGGAAAATACAACGCACAACCCCTGTTTTCTATAGGAAATACAGAAGTGGTTCTCAAAACCCCTTATTTACGTCAATCCTTTCAAAAAAATGGAAAAAATGTTTCCGAAGTAATTCAAGAAACCTTGCCTAATACGGCTATTTTAGCGATAGTTGCTATAACCATAGCCTTGCTTTTAGGGATTGTATTAGGAGTTTTTTCTGCGTTGTTAAAAGATACCTTTTTCGATAGAGTCATAGCAGTCGTTAGTACTTTAGGTATGAGTGTTCCTTCGTTCTTTTCAGCCATATTGTTTGCTTGGTTGTTCGGATTTGTATTGCACAGATACACACATTTGGAAATGACGGGAAGTTTGTATGAAGTAGATGATTTTGGAGAAGGAACGTATATACAGTGGAAAAATTTGTTATTACCAGCAATAGTATTAGGAATTCGTCCGTTAGCTGTGGTAATTCAGTTAATGCGTAACTCATTGCTTGAAACGTTGAGTCAAGATTATATTCGAACAGCAAAGGCAAAGGGATTAACTATGTATCAGGTAATTCGAAAACATGCCTTAAAAAACTCGCTGAACCCAGTAATAACTGCAATTTCTGGATGGTTTGCTTCGATGTTGGCTGGAGCAGTTTTTGTAGAATATATTTTTAACTGGAACGGATTAGGAAAAGAAATAGTAAACTCACTAAATACGCTCGATTTACCCGTTATCATGGGAGCGGTTTTAGTAGTAGCGACCTTATTTATAATTATCAACATAGTGGTCGATGTTTTATATAGTTGGTTAGACCCAAGAATACGATTATCGTAGCATGAGAAATTTATATTTAATAATCGCTTTAGTTTTGTTGTCTGGTTGTGCTGTTTTTCAGCCCAAACAATTCACTGCTGCATCTTTGAATGAAGAATTGTTAACTTTAGAAAGAACCTCAATTTCATTTAAGGAAGTTTTAGAACAGAATAAAGGAAAGAAAACCTTTGTACAAATCTTTGCATCGTACTGCCCTTATAGCCAACGCAGTTTTGAAGATGTTTTGTTATTTCAGCAGAAGAATCCAGCACTTGAGTATGTTTTTTTATCGGTAGACCATTCATACCATGATTGGAAAAGAGGTTTGGAAAGTATTCCTGTAAAAGGACAACATTATTATATTCCAAAGAAAGGAAAAGGGGAACTAGGTGAGTTTTTAAAATTAAAAACGATTCCACGGTTTTTAATAATAGATGAAGAAGGAAAAATTAGCGTGTACAAATCATCAAAAGTGTCAGATAAACTCCACAACAAAGCACAGTAATATGAAGAAAATAGTTCTAGTAGTTTTTATAGGAATAAGCATGTTAGGATGCTCAAAAGAAAATCCAGGTCAGTTTTCAACAGAAGCTTTGGAGGATGTTTTTATTTCTTTGGAAGGGAAAGAAAGTACGTTCAATACAATTTTAGAAAAACACAAAGGCAAAAAAATAGTGATAGATGTTTGGGCTTCTTGGTGCCCAGATTGTTTAAAAAGCATTCCCGAAATACAAAAAATTCAAGGAGAATATAAAGAAGCAGCCTATGTTTTTTTATCCTTAGACAGAAACAAAACAGATTGGAAGAACGGTATCGAACGCTTAAAAATAGAAGGAGACCATTATTTTATGCAATCAGGTTGGGAAGGGAGTTTTGGTAAGTTTTTAGACTTAAATTGGATTCCGAGAT
It includes:
- the pyrF gene encoding orotidine-5'-phosphate decarboxylase, with the translated sequence MTTQQLVSEIQKKKSFLCIGLDVDLNKIPAYLLQEEDPIFAFNKAIIDATHELCVAYKPNTAFYEAYGIKGWKSLQKTIDYLNEKHPEIFTIADAKRGDIGNTSTMYAKAFFEDLAFDSVTVAPYMGKDSVEPFLAFKDKHTIMLALTSNEGAFDFQTKTVHDKELYKQVIETSKTWKNSQNLMYVVGATKAEYLAAIRKIIPNSFLLVPGVGAQGGSLEEVCKYGMTDTVGLLINSSRGIIYASNCNDFAEAATKKARELQRQMAKILDL
- a CDS encoding aryl-sulfate sulfotransferase, with product MKKLTVLFYLLISLYSCTKDETPTEEEVSVTDEIKVYQKNKLNDDLVLITQANTNEASIIRKDGSVFHKWNFSHNTGNDIHLEDNGKLLALLKTDNDFINFGGYGGQIQIINPDSSIEWKFEYSTNEYNLHHDIEMLPNGNIIALLWERKTLEMAVENGYNGDDDIFIESVIEINPITDEIVWKWSSWNHIIQEHDNTKKNFGAISKNPQRININHNNFSHGDIMHANAIEYDAKNDLIFISVNFYNEVWVIDHSTSTEEAASSTGGNYNKGGDLVYRFGNPSAFESTNQRLFHNNHHCNIIEDGLPGAGNLLIFNNGNNDKQSVVYELEIPATFDFKTNPTVVWSYTDPSLHSAKVSGAKRTKNGNTIITEGDFGYWEVTKNKELVWQYVKGGFYWRGYPYEYDSDAIKNLTK
- a CDS encoding ABC transporter permease, translating into MFQYIINKVFYGFLTLFGVVTVIFLLFNILPGDPARMMLDQREDTEQLQNIRKKYGFDKPVFTQYLYYLNDVSPVSFHSKNKNNYTFLSEGKYNAQPLFSIGNTEVVLKTPYLRQSFQKNGKNVSEVIQETLPNTAILAIVAITIALLLGIVLGVFSALLKDTFFDRVIAVVSTLGMSVPSFFSAILFAWLFGFVLHRYTHLEMTGSLYEVDDFGEGTYIQWKNLLLPAIVLGIRPLAVVIQLMRNSLLETLSQDYIRTAKAKGLTMYQVIRKHALKNSLNPVITAISGWFASMLAGAVFVEYIFNWNGLGKEIVNSLNTLDLPVIMGAVLVVATLFIIINIVVDVLYSWLDPRIRLS
- a CDS encoding TlpA family protein disulfide reductase is translated as MKKIVLVVFIGISMLGCSKENPGQFSTEALEDVFISLEGKESTFNTILEKHKGKKIVIDVWASWCPDCLKSIPEIQKIQGEYKEAAYVFLSLDRNKTDWKNGIERLKIEGDHYFMQSGWEGSFGKFLDLNWIPRFLVVNENGKIIVFNATKATDNLIRKSLEIM
- a CDS encoding TlpA family protein disulfide reductase, with product MRNLYLIIALVLLSGCAVFQPKQFTAASLNEELLTLERTSISFKEVLEQNKGKKTFVQIFASYCPYSQRSFEDVLLFQQKNPALEYVFLSVDHSYHDWKRGLESIPVKGQHYYIPKKGKGELGEFLKLKTIPRFLIIDEEGKISVYKSSKVSDKLHNKAQ